One stretch of Euphorbia lathyris chromosome 7, ddEupLath1.1, whole genome shotgun sequence DNA includes these proteins:
- the LOC136235878 gene encoding tRNA dimethylallyltransferase 2-like, translating into MESEEGEILTRPCKTLAMEEEEEAKPKVVVIMGPTGSGKSKVAIDLASHFPIEIINADSMQVYHGLDVLTNKVPLHEQNGVPHHLLGNISPNVEFTAKDFRDCAIPLINDILSRNCLPVIVGGTNYYIQALVSPFLLDDTTESLDESLGNEHLGDEHTLEFGRNDFNNYHYLKELDPAAANRVHPHDNRKINQYLNLYARSGILPSKLYQGKAAENWGRIDSCRFNYCFICVDASIPALDEYVGQRVDVMINAGLLTEVYEIFNPHAVYTRGLRQAIGVREFEDFLRLYLLKRRINMASDSIDECCEMVSENNDEMLKHNAREILFSSDGNELKNVLVDAIEKVKLNTRRLVRRQKRRLSRLRTLYGWNIQYVDSTESISSRSDETWAAQVVGPAVEIITSFLRADSSSVCDGVGKKLIERNLWTQYVCKACSNRVLRGAHEWEQHKQGRSHRKRVSSIRKSQGANRSAVSND; encoded by the exons ATGGAGAGTGAAGAAGGTGAGATTCTCACTCGACCCTGCAAAACCCTAGCgatggaggaggaagaagaagcgaAACCGAAGGTTGTAGTGATAATGGGGCCCACTGGTTCAGGCAAATCGAAAGTCGCCATTGATTTAGCTTCCCATTTTCCGATTGAAATTATCAACGCTGATTCGATGCAAGTCTACCATGGTCTTGATGTTCTCACCAACAAGGTTCCTCTCCACGAGCAAAATg GAGTTCCTCACCATTTGCTTGGGAATATAAGCCCAAATGTTGAATTCACAGCTAAGGATTTTAGGGATTGTGCTATTCCT CTTATTAATGATATCTTGTCCCGCAATTGCTTGCCTGTTATTGTTGGGGGAACCAATTACTACATTCAG GCTCTTGTAAGTCCTTTCCTTCTCGACGATACAACAGAAAGTTTGGATGAGAGCCTTGGCAATGAGCATCTTG GAGATGAGCACACGCTTGAGTTCGGAAGAAATGATTTCAACAATTATCATTATCTGAAAGAACTTGATCCTGCTGCAGCTAACAGAGTCCATCCACATGACAACAGAAAA ATTAATCAATACCTTAATTTGTATGCTCGATCTGGTATTCTTCCTAGCAAGCTTTATCAGGGAAAGGCTGCTGAG AACTGGGGTCGGATCGACAGTTGCAGATTCAACTACTGTTTCATTTGTGTTGATGCTTCTATCCCCGCACTGGACGAGTACGTCGGACAAAGAGTAGATGTCATGATCAATGCTGGATTACTCACTGAAGTTTATGAAATTTTCAATCCTCATGCTGTTTACACTCGAGGTTTGCGGCAAGCCATTGGCGTAAGGGAGTTTGAGGATTTTCTGAGACTTTACCTCTTGAAAAGAAGGATTAATATGGCAAGTGATTCGATCGATGAATGTTGCGAAATGGTGTCAGAAAACAACGATGAGATGCTAAAACATAATGCGAGGGAGATCTTATTTTCCTCCGATGGTAATGAACTCAAGAATGTTTTAGTTGATGCAATTGAGAAAGTGAAATTGAACACCCGAAGGCTTGTTCGTCGTCAA AAGAGGAGACTTAGTCGGCTTCGAACATTGTATGGATGGAATATACAATATGTTGATTCTACTGAATCCATTTCAA GCAGATCTGATGAAACATGGGCTGCACAAGTGGTTGGACCAGCTGTGGAAATCATAACTTCTTTTCTTCGGGCTGATTCGAGCTCAGTTTGTGATGGCGTTGGAAAGAAATTGATCGAAAGGAACCTTTGGACCCAATATGTGTGTAAG GCTTGTAGTAACCGGGTTCTTAGAGGAGCGCACGAGTGGGAACAGCATAAACAGGGTCGAAGCCATCGAAAACGTGTTTCTTCGATTCGAAAGTCACAAGGAGCGAATCGTTCAGCTGTATCTAATGACTGA